In Weissella tructae, the DNA window GATCAATATAATGTCGAGAAAAACGGGTAGCTCTAGGCTTGACGTTGTCTACTGGATATTAGATAATAAAAGACGATATATAAACCAGTGATGAAATGAATTTTATGTCTAACAAGCCAAGCGAGTGGGAAATGGTGCAAGCCCACATTGTCAGCATAGAAGGGACACTTCTGAGGTCGCGTTGCGCGGATGTACACCGTTATCGTACGTTGAGAACCAAAACAAGGTGGTACCGCGCGTGAATGCGCCCTTGATAACATATTTTTTGTTATCGAGGGCTTTTTTTATAGCCTGGTATCGTGAAAGGACTTTAATTATGGCAAAATCAAATTTCCAAAAGCCAAAAGGAACGGCAGACTTACTACCAGGAGAATCATATAAGTGGCATTTCGTTGAAGAAACAGCCCGTTTGTTGTTTTCTGATTACCAATACCAAGAAATTCGCACACCATTGTTTGAAAACTTCGATGTTTTTGCGCGTTCAGCGGGAGATACATCTGATGTGGTAACAAAGGAAATGTATGACTTCTACGATAAGGGAGAACGTCATATTGCATTGCGTCCAGAAGGAACAGCTGGAGTTGTGCGTTCATTTGTTGAAAACAAGTTATTCGGACCAGAATTCCAAAAGCCATACAAGGCATTCTACATTGGACCAATGTTCCGTTATGAACGCCCACAAGCAGGCCGTATGCGTCAATTCCACCAAATTGGGGTTGAAGCATTAGGATCAGAATCACCAGCATTAGATGCTGAAACAATCGCTATGGCCGTTGATTTGTTCCAAACACTTGGACTAACAGATCTAAAGGTAACGATTAACTCATTGGGTGATCCAGAATCACGTGAAGCCTACCGTAATGCATTGATTGATTACCTACGTCCATTGGCTGATGAATTATCAGCTGACTCAAAGCAACGTTTGGAACAAAATCCATTACGTGTCCTTGATTCTAAGGACGCACATGATCAAGAATTGGTTGCGGATGCGCCATCAATTTTGGATTACTTAACACCTGAAGCCCAATTGCATTGGGATAAGGTTCAAACATACTTGGATGCTTTGGGGCTAGATTACGAAATTGACGCGAACACTGTTCGTGGTTTGGATTACTACAACCACACAATTTTTGAAATTATGACACAAAACGCTGTTCTTGGCCGTGGTTGGACAACCATTGCGGGTGGTGGGCGTTACAATGGCCTAGTACAAGAATTTGGTGGACCTGAAATGCCAGGTGTTGGATTCGGAATCGGGCTAGAACGTTTGATGTTGTTGCTAAATGAAATGGATGCAAACTTGGGGATGGCACCAAAGGTAGATATCTTTGTGGCTAACCAAGGTGAAGGCACGGATGTTGCTGCTATGCAAATGCTACAAGCCGTTCGTTCATTTGGTTACAGTGCAGAACGTGATTACCAAGATCGTAAGCTAAAGGGACAATTTAAGGCTGCTGACCGTATGCAAGCGCGTTACATGATTATCATTGGGGAACGTGAATTGGCGGATCAAGTCGCTAACTTGAAGGACTTGGAAACAGGTGTTGAACGTACTGAAAAGTTAACAGACTTGTACACAGCATTGCCTGATTTGTTAGAAGCAACTGTAATTGATGGAGAATAAAAATATGAAGCGAACTAATTATGCTGGACTAATTGATGAAACTTACTTAGGACAACGTGTGACACTTGATGGTTGGGTACAAAAGCGCCGTGACTTTGGTGGTGTGTTGTTTGTCGATTTGCGTGACCGTGAAGGGCTTGTGCAATTATCATTTTCAGACGAAATTAATGCAGATGCGATGGCTATTGCATCAGACATTCGTACAGAATATGTGATTGAAGTACAAGGAACAGTTACAGAACGTATTGAAGGGGCACAAAACCCTAACTTGCGTTCTGGAAAGATTGAAGTTCGTGTCGACCATATCGAAGTATTGTCAGAAGCAAAGACAACACCATTTGAAATTGAAGACAAGATTGAAACAGCTGACGAACTACGTTTGAAGTACCGCTACTTGGATTTGCGTCGTCCTGAAATGCAACGTAACCTACGTATTCGTTCAAAGATTACAGCGGCAACACATGACTTCTTGGATAATGCTGGTTTTATCGATATTGAAACACCTATCTTGGCTAAGTCTACACCTGAAGGTGCGCGTGACTACCTAGTACCATCACGTATCTACCCAGGATCATTCTATGCATTACCACAATCACCACAATTGTTTAAGCAATTGTTGATGGGTGCTGGTTTTGACCGTTACTACCAAGTTGCACGTGCATTCCGTGACGAAGACCTTCGTGGAGATCGTCAACCTGAATTCACGCAATTGGACTTGGAAACATCATTCATGAGCCAAGATGAAATCATGGCATTAGTGAGCGAATGGGTTGCCCACATCATGAAGAAGACGGTTAACTATGACCTTGCAATTGATCAAATTCCTACATTGGAATGGTCAGAAGCCATGGAACGTTTTGGAACAGATAAGCCAGACATGCGTTTTGGCATGGAATTGCAAAACTTGACTGACTTGATGGCTGATTCAGACTTTGGAGTCTTCTCTAACGCTGTTAAGAACGGTGGACAAGTTAAGGCCATTGTTGTTCCTGGTGGCGCTGAGAACTATTCACGTAAAGATATCGACAAGATGGGACAATTCATCGAACGTTTTGGTGCCAAGGGACTAGCATGGTTGAAGGTATCAGAAGCAGGGATTGAAGGGCCAATCGCTAAGTTCTTGACTGAAAAGGCCGATGCTTTGCTAGCACAAACAGATGCCCAAGTTGGTGATTTGCTGTTGTTTGCAGCCGACCAACCAGGTGTTGTTGCGGCTAGTTTGGATGCTTTGCGTCGTTCAGCCGCTGAAAAGTTGAACTTGATTGATGAATCAAAGTGGGCATTTGCTTGGATCATCAACTGGCCACTATTTGAATACCAAGCTGAAGAAGATCGTTGGATTGCAGCGCACCACCCATTCACAATGCCAAATGAAGAAGATTTGCTATTGATGGATACAGTTGAAGGTGCACACAAGGCCCATGCTCAATCATATGACTTGGTTTTGAATGGATATGAATTGGGATCAGGTTCAATCCGTATTCACCGTATGGACATTCAACAAAAGATGTTGCAAGCCATCGGATTCACACCGGAATCAGCCAAGGAAGCATTTGGTTTCTTGCTAGAAGGTATGGAATACGGATTCCCACCAATGGGTGGAATCGCACTTGGTCTAGATCGTTTGGCTATGCTGTTGGCTGGACGTGACAACATTCGTGATGTCATTGCATTCCCTAAGAATTCAAAGGCCACAGAACCAATGACTGATGCGCCAACACCAGCAAGTCGTCAACAAATTGTTGAAGACTTGGGCTTGGTCTCACCTGTTTACGCTGAAACAGATGTACCAAACATGGCCGAAGAATAAATCACGCTCATATCATTTTTCGTTATTAGAATGGAGGAAGCATGAGCTCGATTATAAAGTTTTTTGACCAACACGAATCTGCTTCGCGCGTCTTTACAGCATTGTTGTACGCATTGACCTCAGCCATTGCGTTGAATTTTTTCTGGATTCCTGGAAATATTTATTCATCCGGATTTACTGGGTTAGCCCAAATTGTGAATACGATTAGTAATCGCTACATGGGTATCGATATTCCGATTGGTGTTTTGATTATCCTATTAAACGCACCGTTACTAGTTTTGGCGTACATTAAAATTAGTCGTCGATTCGCCTTGTTTACAACGGTTGCCTTGGTTGGAGCCGCAATATCTATTCGATTTGTAACCGGACCAACGATTCCTTGGAGTACAGATCCATTAGTACTTGCTATCTTTGGTGGTGCTGTTAATGGATTCGGAACCGGATTTGCCCTGCGTAACGGGATTTCCACTGGTGGATTAGATATTATTGGAATTCTAGTCCGTAAGAAGACGGGGATGCGTATGGGGGCTGTTAATCTAACCTTCAATGCCTTTATCGTCTTAACAGCTGGATTTTTGTTTGGACCGCAATTTGCGCTTTACACAATTATTAGCTTAGTGGTGAATGCGAATGTGTTAGACGGTGTCTATACACGTCAACAACAATTACAAGTCATGATTGTCACAGACAAGCCTGCACAAGTGATTGAATTAGTACAAAAGGAATTGCGTCGTGGAATTACGATTGTTCACGGGGCAGAAGGGGCTTATACGCATGCGCCTAAGGAAGTGCTGTTTACAGTTATTTCGGCGTATGAACGATATGAATTCCGTGATGCCTTAGCAGAGGCTGATCCTAGTGCATGGGCGTCAACTTGGCGTATTGAACGAACGATTGGTCGTTTCTTCGAACCTAAGTTATAACTGGATTGATATTTAGAAAAAGTCATTGTTTTTCTGTTTGACAATGGCATTTAAGATGTATAAAATAGTAAAGAACAAAGTGTGCAACGTTAAATGGTTGAATTTTTCACACGGGAAGGGAGGGTAAACATTATGACTATGACTGTTGTTCGTAAGAATGAGTCACTAGATGATGCACTCCGTCGCTTCAAGCGTGGAGTCTCAAAGGATGGTACTCTTCAAGAATACCGTAAGCGTGAGTTCTACATTAAGCCATCAGTTCAACGTAAGTTGAAGGCTGAAGCTGCTCGTAAGCGCAAGAACAAGAAGGGACGTTAATTCGTTCTAGCCGGGCTACCGTTGGGTGGTCCGGTTTTGTTTTATATATTTGTTAAATACATGTTTTTCTCGTTAATAGAAAGGACTTAAAAATGTCATTAATTGAAACACTATCAGCTGATATGAAGACAGCCATGAAGGCTAAGGACAAGCAAACACTTGGTGTTGTGCGTATGTTGAAGTCTGCATTGTCAAACGAACAAATCAAGTTGGGTGCTGACCTAACTGAAGAACAAGAAGTTGCGGTTTTGTCACGTGAAATGAAGCAACGTGTTGAAGAACTTGAAGGAAATCAAGCAGCTGGCCGTGATGACCTAGCCGAAGAAGTTCAAGGTCAAATGGACGTTTTGAAGCGTTACTTGCCAGAACAATTGTCAGATGAAGAAGTTGAAGCAATTGTTGTGGAAACAATCGCGCAAGTTGGTGCAACAAGCAAGGCCGACCTTGGTAAGGTGATGGGTGCTTTGATGCCTAAGGTTAAGGGGAAGGCTGACGGTAAGTTGGTTAACCGCTTGGTTATGGAAAAGCTTGCCTAGTAAGTACGGGACTATTCCCGGTACATAAAAGTGCGGTATAATTAAGTATTCAGCAAGATTAATGGAGGAATAAGTCAATGGATGTTGCTATGATAGACCAGTCAACCCCTGGGTTGACGACTGAACAAACAGCCTTAGTCACTGATATCTTGGATTTTGCCGGTAAGTATCTAGAATTACCCGCAGACACTGAAATGTCAGTTACATTTATGCATAATGATGAAATTCAACGTTATAATCGTGAATATCGTGATAAGGATCGCGCAACTGACGTGATTTCTTTTGCAATCGAAGATGACGATGAAGATATGCCTTTGATGTTTGATGAAGACATGCAAGCTGATTTGGCAAAAAACCTTGGTGATATTTTAGTTTCAGTTGATAAAGTTGCTGAACAAGCTAAGGAATACGAACATTCATATGATCGTGAACTAGGATTTTTGGTTGTTCATGGTTTCTTGCACTTAAATGGATATGACCACACATTAAGTGAAGCGGATGAAAAGGAAATGTTTGGTCTCCAAACAGAAATTCTGGATCAATATGGATTGGAACGCTAAAGACCAACAAACAGAAAAAAACACGTGCTTTCTACAATCCTTTGGTCATGCTGTAGATGGGATTAAAGTTGTTTTAGAGCGCGAACGTAATATGCGTTTTCACTTATTAGCAACTTTGGTCGTGATTGCAGGTGGTTTGTGGTTAGGAATTGGTCGTTCAGATTGGATCTGGATTACAATTTCAGTGTTTATTGTCGTGGTCGCCGAATTTACCAACACAATGGTTGAGGCGATTGTCGACTTGATTGTCGGAGAAACGTATGCACCATTAGCAAAGGTCGCCAAAGATGTGGCTGCTGGTGGTGTATTGGTTGCTGCAGGTACGGCAATGATTATCGGTAGTTTGATTTTTCTACCATACATTTTCCCCCTTTTGGGTTGGAAATAGCGGAAAGTTAAGGAATAAATATGAGCGAACAAGCATTTAAGTCAGGTTTTGTGGCCATCGTTGGGCGTCCTAACGTTGGAAAGTCAACATTGATGAATGAAATGATTGGTGAAAAGATTGCCATCATGTCACCCAAAGCCCAAACAACACGTAACAAGATTCAAGGAATCTACACAAATGATGACGGGCAAATTGTCTTTATTGACACTCCTGGAATCCATAAGCCTCAAAACGGATTGGGTGACTTCATGGTGAAGACAGCAATGTCATCACTTGGTGAAGCTGACATGATCTGGTTTGTTGTGAATGCTGATCAAAAGCGCGGTGCTGGAGATGACTTTATTATTAATCGTTTGAAGACAGTGGATACACCTGTTTACTTGATTATTAACAAGGTTGACTTGGTTCACCCACAAGAATTATTGGCAATTATTGACGATTACCGTCAACAAATGGAATTTGCGGAAATTTTCCCAATTTCAGCGTTGGATGGTGATGGTGTGCCAGAACTATTGAACGTGACAATGGGTCACATGGAAGAAGGACCACAATACTACCCTGAAGATCAAATTACTGATCACCCAGAACGTTTTATTATGGCCGAATTAATCCGTGAAAAGGTCCTACAATTGACACGTCAAGAAGTGCCTCATTCAGTTGCGGTTGTTATCGAAACAATCGAACGTGAAGGAGATGCTAAGCTACACATTCAAGCAGCGATTGTTGTTGAACGTCCAACCCAAAAGAACATTGTTATTGGTAAGGGTGGCGCAATGATTAAGGAAATCGGAACGCGTGCGCGTAAGGATATCGAACGCTTGATGGGTGAAAAGATTTTCCTTGAATTGTGGGTAAAGGTTGAAGATCGCTGGCGTGATAAGCCACAATCTTTGAATGCCTTTGGTTACAACGAAGATTCAGAAGTTTAATCTATTCATGATTTAGTTAACGAGGGAGGTTGCCATGGCAGATGTTTTTGATGCAATTGTGATGTATCAACGCCCTCACAAAGAGCATGATTTAATGGTTAAAATGCTGACTAAAGATTATGGTAAGCGAATGTTTTACATTCGCCATGGTAAGTC includes these proteins:
- the hisS gene encoding histidine--tRNA ligase; translation: MAKSNFQKPKGTADLLPGESYKWHFVEETARLLFSDYQYQEIRTPLFENFDVFARSAGDTSDVVTKEMYDFYDKGERHIALRPEGTAGVVRSFVENKLFGPEFQKPYKAFYIGPMFRYERPQAGRMRQFHQIGVEALGSESPALDAETIAMAVDLFQTLGLTDLKVTINSLGDPESREAYRNALIDYLRPLADELSADSKQRLEQNPLRVLDSKDAHDQELVADAPSILDYLTPEAQLHWDKVQTYLDALGLDYEIDANTVRGLDYYNHTIFEIMTQNAVLGRGWTTIAGGGRYNGLVQEFGGPEMPGVGFGIGLERLMLLLNEMDANLGMAPKVDIFVANQGEGTDVAAMQMLQAVRSFGYSAERDYQDRKLKGQFKAADRMQARYMIIIGERELADQVANLKDLETGVERTEKLTDLYTALPDLLEATVIDGE
- the aspS gene encoding aspartate--tRNA ligase, whose protein sequence is MKRTNYAGLIDETYLGQRVTLDGWVQKRRDFGGVLFVDLRDREGLVQLSFSDEINADAMAIASDIRTEYVIEVQGTVTERIEGAQNPNLRSGKIEVRVDHIEVLSEAKTTPFEIEDKIETADELRLKYRYLDLRRPEMQRNLRIRSKITAATHDFLDNAGFIDIETPILAKSTPEGARDYLVPSRIYPGSFYALPQSPQLFKQLLMGAGFDRYYQVARAFRDEDLRGDRQPEFTQLDLETSFMSQDEIMALVSEWVAHIMKKTVNYDLAIDQIPTLEWSEAMERFGTDKPDMRFGMELQNLTDLMADSDFGVFSNAVKNGGQVKAIVVPGGAENYSRKDIDKMGQFIERFGAKGLAWLKVSEAGIEGPIAKFLTEKADALLAQTDAQVGDLLLFAADQPGVVAASLDALRRSAAEKLNLIDESKWAFAWIINWPLFEYQAEEDRWIAAHHPFTMPNEEDLLLMDTVEGAHKAHAQSYDLVLNGYELGSGSIRIHRMDIQQKMLQAIGFTPESAKEAFGFLLEGMEYGFPPMGGIALGLDRLAMLLAGRDNIRDVIAFPKNSKATEPMTDAPTPASRQQIVEDLGLVSPVYAETDVPNMAEE
- a CDS encoding YitT family protein, whose translation is MSSIIKFFDQHESASRVFTALLYALTSAIALNFFWIPGNIYSSGFTGLAQIVNTISNRYMGIDIPIGVLIILLNAPLLVLAYIKISRRFALFTTVALVGAAISIRFVTGPTIPWSTDPLVLAIFGGAVNGFGTGFALRNGISTGGLDIIGILVRKKTGMRMGAVNLTFNAFIVLTAGFLFGPQFALYTIISLVVNANVLDGVYTRQQQLQVMIVTDKPAQVIELVQKELRRGITIVHGAEGAYTHAPKEVLFTVISAYERYEFRDALAEADPSAWASTWRIERTIGRFFEPKL
- the rpsU gene encoding 30S ribosomal protein S21, translated to MTMTVVRKNESLDDALRRFKRGVSKDGTLQEYRKREFYIKPSVQRKLKAEAARKRKNKKGR
- a CDS encoding GatB/YqeY domain-containing protein, with the translated sequence MSLIETLSADMKTAMKAKDKQTLGVVRMLKSALSNEQIKLGADLTEEQEVAVLSREMKQRVEELEGNQAAGRDDLAEEVQGQMDVLKRYLPEQLSDEEVEAIVVETIAQVGATSKADLGKVMGALMPKVKGKADGKLVNRLVMEKLA
- the ybeY gene encoding rRNA maturation RNase YbeY codes for the protein MDVAMIDQSTPGLTTEQTALVTDILDFAGKYLELPADTEMSVTFMHNDEIQRYNREYRDKDRATDVISFAIEDDDEDMPLMFDEDMQADLAKNLGDILVSVDKVAEQAKEYEHSYDRELGFLVVHGFLHLNGYDHTLSEADEKEMFGLQTEILDQYGLER
- a CDS encoding diacylglycerol kinase family protein is translated as MDWNAKDQQTEKNTCFLQSFGHAVDGIKVVLERERNMRFHLLATLVVIAGGLWLGIGRSDWIWITISVFIVVVAEFTNTMVEAIVDLIVGETYAPLAKVAKDVAAGGVLVAAGTAMIIGSLIFLPYIFPLLGWK
- the era gene encoding GTPase Era, encoding MSEQAFKSGFVAIVGRPNVGKSTLMNEMIGEKIAIMSPKAQTTRNKIQGIYTNDDGQIVFIDTPGIHKPQNGLGDFMVKTAMSSLGEADMIWFVVNADQKRGAGDDFIINRLKTVDTPVYLIINKVDLVHPQELLAIIDDYRQQMEFAEIFPISALDGDGVPELLNVTMGHMEEGPQYYPEDQITDHPERFIMAELIREKVLQLTRQEVPHSVAVVIETIEREGDAKLHIQAAIVVERPTQKNIVIGKGGAMIKEIGTRARKDIERLMGEKIFLELWVKVEDRWRDKPQSLNAFGYNEDSEV